The Lycium ferocissimum isolate CSIRO_LF1 chromosome 1, AGI_CSIRO_Lferr_CH_V1, whole genome shotgun sequence genome includes a region encoding these proteins:
- the LOC132059082 gene encoding homeobox-leucine zipper protein HAT4-like isoform X1, producing the protein MMENQDLGLSLSLNFSDKRTANPLQLNSLASSPFNLFQKNSWTDSFPSSDQNLEKCRTFLKGIDVNRVPSITYEEEEEAGVSSPNSTISSLSGNKRSEREITCYEELEIMERECSRSISDEEDGETYRKKLRLTKDQSAVLEESFKEHNTLNPKQKQALAKRLGLRPRQVEVWFQNRRARTKLKQTEVDCEFLKRCCDNLTEENRRLQKEVQELRTLKLSPQFYMQMTPPTTLTMCPSCEHVAGPPAPSASRSTTIDPRANQMVLSQRRPVSFTLWATSPVPHRPIRQFGQMGSLLILENPRT; encoded by the exons atgatggAGAATCAAGATTTGGGATTGAGCTTGAGTCTAAATTTTTCAGATAAAAGAACAGCAAATCCATTGCAGCTAAATTCTTTGGCTTCTTCACCTTTCAATTTATTTCAGAAAAATTCTTGGACTGACTCATTTCCTTCTTCAG atcaAAACTTGGAGAAATGCAGAACATTTTTGAAAGGAATAGATGTGAATAGAGTACCATCAATTAcatatgaagaagaagaagaagctggAGTTTCTTCACCAAATAGTACTATTTCAAGTTTAAGTGGAAATAAGAGAAGTGAAAGAGAAATAACTTGTTATGAGGAATTGGAAATAATGGAAAGAGAATGTTCTAGAAGtattagtgatgaagaagatggAGAAACTTATAGAAAGAAACTAAGGCTTACTAAAGATCAATCTGCTGTTCTTGAAGAGAGTTTTAAAGAACACAACACTCTCAATCCT AAGCAAAAACAAGCTTTGGCAAAGAGACTAGGATTGAGGCCTAGGCAAGTGGAGGTTTGGTTTCAAAACAGAAGGGCAAG AACAAAGTTGAAGCAAACTGAAGTAGACTGTGAGTTCTTGAAGAGATGTTGTGATAATCTAACTGAAGAAAACAGGAGATTACAAAAGGAAGTTCAAGAACTAAGGACACTAAAGCTATCACCTCAATTCTACATGCAAATGACCCCTCCCACCACCCTCACCATGTGCCCGTCGTGTGAGCATGTCGCGGGCCCACCCGCTCCGTCCGCATCGAGGTCCACAACCATCGACCCTCGGGCCAACCAGATGGTCCTGTCCCAACGACGGCCCGTGTCGTTTACTCTCTGGGCCACCTCTCCCGTCCCGCACAGGCCCATAA GGCAATTTGGTCAAATGGGCTCATTACTAATCTTGGAAAATCCAAGAACATGA
- the LOC132059082 gene encoding homeobox-leucine zipper protein HAT4-like isoform X2, which translates to MMENQDLGLSLSLNFSDKRTANPLQLNSLASSPFNLFQKNSWTDSFPSSDQNLEKCRTFLKGIDVNRVPSITYEEEEEAGVSSPNSTISSLSGNKRSEREITCYEELEIMERECSRSISDEEDGETYRKKLRLTKDQSAVLEESFKEHNTLNPKQKQALAKRLGLRPRQVEVWFQNRRARTKLKQTEVDCEFLKRCCDNLTEENRRLQKEVQELRTLKLSPQFYMQMTPPTTLTMCPSCEHVAGPPAPSASRSTTIDPRANQMVLSQRRPVSFTLWATSPVPHRPISAMHPRS; encoded by the exons atgatggAGAATCAAGATTTGGGATTGAGCTTGAGTCTAAATTTTTCAGATAAAAGAACAGCAAATCCATTGCAGCTAAATTCTTTGGCTTCTTCACCTTTCAATTTATTTCAGAAAAATTCTTGGACTGACTCATTTCCTTCTTCAG atcaAAACTTGGAGAAATGCAGAACATTTTTGAAAGGAATAGATGTGAATAGAGTACCATCAATTAcatatgaagaagaagaagaagctggAGTTTCTTCACCAAATAGTACTATTTCAAGTTTAAGTGGAAATAAGAGAAGTGAAAGAGAAATAACTTGTTATGAGGAATTGGAAATAATGGAAAGAGAATGTTCTAGAAGtattagtgatgaagaagatggAGAAACTTATAGAAAGAAACTAAGGCTTACTAAAGATCAATCTGCTGTTCTTGAAGAGAGTTTTAAAGAACACAACACTCTCAATCCT AAGCAAAAACAAGCTTTGGCAAAGAGACTAGGATTGAGGCCTAGGCAAGTGGAGGTTTGGTTTCAAAACAGAAGGGCAAG AACAAAGTTGAAGCAAACTGAAGTAGACTGTGAGTTCTTGAAGAGATGTTGTGATAATCTAACTGAAGAAAACAGGAGATTACAAAAGGAAGTTCAAGAACTAAGGACACTAAAGCTATCACCTCAATTCTACATGCAAATGACCCCTCCCACCACCCTCACCATGTGCCCGTCGTGTGAGCATGTCGCGGGCCCACCCGCTCCGTCCGCATCGAGGTCCACAACCATCGACCCTCGGGCCAACCAGATGGTCCTGTCCCAACGACGGCCCGTGTCGTTTACTCTCTGGGCCACCTCTCCCGTCCCGCACAGGCCCATAAGTGCCATGCACCCTAGGTCGTGA